One Myxococcaceae bacterium JPH2 genomic window, AAGCGCTCCTCCAGACGCAGCGCGCGCGGATCCACCGAGTGGAAGCGCACGCGCGCGGACACGTCTTCGGATTCGACGCCGCGGCGCTCCTCGGCCAGGCGGACCATCACCTCGGACGGGTCCACGCCCACCACCGTGAAGCCATGGCCCGCGAGCGCCCACGGCACCCGACCGTTGGCCGAGCCCAACACCAGCACCGGTCCGCCGTGCTCGGTGGCCTGTCGCGTGTAGAAGAGAAGGTCCGGCTCCTGTCCCACCAGGGACAGCGGGGTCCGCCCGCGCGCATCGTTCCCAGACATTTGCCCAGGCACTAGCACGGTTCGGGCTCGGGCCGGGACCTCCCGTACCCAGGATGGGAAGTCGGCTGCCCACCCCCTGTCCGAGAGCGGACGCCCCGCGCGGCTCGGACTCCCGGATTCCCTGGCATCGGGCTTGCGAGGCCGCGGATGGGGAAGCGGGCCTCCCTACGAGTGCCCGACTTTTCCTCCTGGGGGATGGGCGGCCTATGAAGCGGGGATGGAGAGCGACCCAAGCGCTCGTCATGGCGAGCGCGATGTGGCTGGCGGGGTGTGGTTCGAGCGGAGGTCACCCGGCACAGGGAGATGAGGACGCCTCCACGGACCCGACGGGAGAGCCAGGACCTCCGGACTCAGGCACCGACCTCGGGGACGGCGGAGACTCGATACCGGACGCAGGCGACGATGCGGGTACTCCGGACGCAGGCCCTCCCGACGCGGGGTCGGATGCGGGCACTCCGGACGCGGGCCCTCCCGACGTGGTGCTCACCTTCCCCGCGACGCCGGGCTGGCAGTTCTACGGCCCCCAGCAAGGCGGTCCGCGCTTCGTCTTCGCGGTGTCGTCCGACCAGGGCGGCAACATCTGGGTGGCGGGCGGCGAAGAAGGGCTCTTCCTGCTGAAGAAGGGCGAGGCCACCTTGCGCCACTTCACGATGGCGGACGGACTGCATCCCTACGGCCTCATGCGCGACGGCAAGGGCGGCCCGCCGCCCGGGGACAAGTACCTCAAGGTCATCTCCGTGGCCGGAGGCAAGTCCGGCACGGTGTTCGTGGGCTACGAGGGCAAGCCCGTGGCGAAGGGCAAGCCCACGTGCGAGGACGAGTGGGACCAGGCGGACAACGAGGGCCGCCCGCCCGACGCGAGCGTCTACAAGAGCGGTGACGCGGACAAGGTCTCGCTCCAGCAGGACGGCACGCTGCACGTCGTGCACTACGACATCCACACGGGGCCCAACAAGATCGCCGTGGAGAAGCGCGGGCGCGAGAAGGTCTGCACCATCTACCGCATCGCGTATGACCCCAAGACGAGCAGCGTGTGGTTCGGCGGCAACCACGGCTTCGCTCGCGGCGACGCGGAGTTCGATGGGCACGTGCCCTCGTGGTGCTTCGACCCGCGGCCGTACACCCAATCGGGCTTCCGCTGGGACTACGTCTGCACGGGCGTGCTCGAGCACGTGCACCCCGCCATCAACGGCAGCGCGCCCAATGGCGGCGACGTGCTCCTGACGGACCGCTACTTCGGCGTGGCCGTCACCGAGAACAGCGACGTGTTCTTCGGCGGGCAGATCCGCTCGACGCGCTTCTATTACGGCTCCAACGCCAACAATTACTGGGAGGCGCAGAAGCAGACGGAGAACGCGCCCTACGTGTCCAACCGCATCGACATCTGGCAGGACCACGTGCAGGGCGAGAGCTGGCCCTACCCCACCGAGGCGGACCGCGTGGACGACCACGTCTCCGCGATGTCCATGGCGGACAACGGCGACGTCTGGGTGGCCTCGTTCACGCACGGCCTCGCGCGGCTCAGCCCGAGCGGACAACTCCAGGGCACCGTGACGAGCCAGCTCATCAACTACACGCCCGCGGGCCGAGGCAAACCCGCCATGGCGCCCACGTCCGCCGTCGCGGTGGACCATTGGGACGGCAGCGTGTGGGCCGGCGGCAACTGGTGGGGCGGCATCACCCGGTTGAAGGGGGGCTCGGCGATTCCGTATGGAGACGCCGCGCTGGGACGTCAGCTCATCTTCGGCAGCGTGGCGGACATCCAGATGGACCGCTCCAGCCCCAATCGGAAGGTGCTCGTCGGCTTCGCGGGCTACCTGGGCACCGATGGGCGCGTCGTCCCGGGCGCCCTCGGCATCTACACGGGCGAGTGAGCGCTACCGGGGAACGGTCCGGTACTTCTCCAGCAAGGCCTGCTGCCGGCTGACCAGTGACACCTGCCGCCCCGCGAGCCACATGCCCAGCGGGCGGCTGGACACCTCCAGCGGGTCTCCGTTCCAGAGCACCACGTCCGCCGTGGCGCCTGGAGCAATCCGGCCGACGTCCAGGTTGAACGCGTCGGCCACGTTGGCCGTCATCGCGCGCAGGGCCTCGGTGTGCGGCAGGCCCCAGGCCACCGCGTTGCCCGCCTCCTGCGCCAGCGTGCGCACCATGCCGGGCTCGCCCATCCCCGAGACGAGGACCTTCACCCCGGCTTGCGTCAGCAGCACCGCCGCATCCAATCGGCTGCTCAGTCTGTCGAAGTCCGCGGGCAGGTTCTGCGTCGGCTGGAGGATGACGGAGACCTTGGCCGCGGCCAGCTCCGGCGCCACCCGCCACGCCTCGCCACCTCCGGCGAGCACGAGCCTCAGGTTGTACTCGCGCGCGAGTGACAACGCCGCGCGGATGTCCGACTCACGGTCGGCGTGGACCACCACGGGCATCGCGCCCGCGAGCACCGGCTGCAGCGCCTCCAGGTCCAAACGACTCGCCGCCAGCTCGCGCAGCCGACGCGTGTCGAACTCCGCCTTGCGCCGACCGTACTCGCGCGCGTCGAACAACAGCTCGCGCAGCCGCTCCAACACCATGGCGCGCGAGCCCGAGACCGCGTTGCGCCCCAACAGCCCCAGGTTCACGTGCATGGCCAGCGACGCGCGACGCAGCCGTCCGTCCGTGTCCACCGCGGCGCTCTGCCCCGCCACCAGTCCTCCCGAGGGTACCGACACCACGCTCGTCACGCCGCCCAGGCGCGCCACCGGGAACGCCGCCGACGCGGGGTTGAGGCTGTCACTCGCCTGAAGCGCCGCGCGCAGGTCCTTCTTCGCCGCGTCGCCGCGCGGGCTCTCGTCCTGCGTCGAGTCCTCCTGCAGCACCTCCACCAGGCCCAGCCCGGTGAACGGCTCCACGAAGCCCGGCGTCAGCACCCGGCCCTTCCCGTCCACCTCGCGACATCCCGCGGGCGCCGAGACGCCCGCGCCCACCCGCGCCACCTTGCCGCCGTCCACCACCACCGTGGCGTCGCGCAGCCACTCCGCGCCGGTGAAGGCCGTCACGCCGCGGAACACGGTGCAGGCCCCCGGCTCCACCGCCAACGGGCGCGAGCACGTGGCGTCCTTGCCCGACTCGCAGCGCGCCGTCAGTCCCAGCGCCGCGAGCGTGGGCGCGGACGCGGGACGCGCCACCAGGTGGCCTGTGGCCTCGGCCAGCGCGCCCACCTCGAAGTCGCTGTCGTCCACCGGGCCCGTGGCGGCGTCAAACGTGACGACGCCGTCCGCCCAGACGCGCTCCGCCCGCGCGTAGACGCTCAGCGGATGTCCGCGCCACAGCACCACGTCCGCCATCTTCCCCGGCTCCAGCGAGCCGGTGACGTCGTCCACGCCCATCACCCACGCGGGATGGAGCGTCACCCAGCGCAGCGCCTCCTCCTCGGAGATGGGGATGCCCGCCTCACGCGCGCGCCACAGCGCCTTGGCCGCCTCCTGGTTGAGTCGCTGGATGCCATAGGGCGAGTCCGAGTGGATGACAGCCCGGCCTCCCGCCTGGGACACCAGCCCCGCGTTCTCCGGGATGCCGTCCCACGCCTCCAGCTTGTAGCCCCACCAGTCCGCCCAGGTGGCCACCGCCACGTGCTCGCGCGCCAGCGCGTCTCGCAGCTTGTAGGCCTCCAGCCCGTGGTGGAAGGCGCGAATCTGGAAGCCCGCCTCGCGCGCCACCTGGAGCATCACGGCCATCTCGTCCGCGCGGTAGCAGTGGTTCTGCACCAGGATGTGGCCGCGCAGCACCTCCGCCAGCGTCTCCAGCTTGAGGTCGCGCAGCGGCGCGGGCCCCGCCTCCTCGCCCTGCTTCTCGTGCTTGCGGCGCCAGTCGTCCCACTTGTCCAGGTACTCGCGCGCCTGCGCGAAGGCCTGTCGGTAGCCCGCCACGTTCCCCATCCGGGTCGACGGCGCCACCTTCTTCTCCAGACCGTATGTGTTCCGAGGATTCTCGCCGCACGCCATCTTCAGCACGTCGCGAGCGCCCGGGAAGCGGACCTCGGCGGCGGAGCGTCCGAAGTGCAGCTTCACCGGGAAGCCGCGCCCGCCAATCAGGTTGGCGCTGCCGGGCAGCACCAGCAGCGACGTGACACCGCCCGCCGCGGCTCGGCGCAGGCCCGGGTCCTGCGGCCAGAAGGAGTGCTCGGCGGAGACCTCGGCGGTGACGGGGGCCGTGGCCTCGTTGCCGTCGTCGTTGGAGAAGCTGGCCGGCGAGGAATAGACGCCCAGGTGGCTGTGCGCGTCGATGATCCCCGGGGTGACGTACATCCCGGTGCCATCCACCTCCTCGGCGCCGGGCGGCGAGCGCACCTCGGAGTCCCGTCCCACCGCGACGAGCTTTCCGTCCACGAACGCCACCGCGCCGTCCGCGATGGCCGGACCCGAGGCTGGCATCACCGTGGCATGACGCACCACCACCGCCCGAGCCTGCGTCCACGTCCGGCTGGGCGCGGAGGGCTCGCGCAGTTCCTTGGAGTCCGGGAGCGTGGGCGGGACGGTCGCGCAGGCCGTCACGAGGAGCAGCAGGCAGGAGCGCTTCATCATGGGGGGTCGGTCGTACCACGAGCGCCCGGGCCTCGCCCGCGCCTGCCCGGCAACGGGGCGACCGCGATGGCAGGACGCAGGAAATCACCACGCGGCGCGAAGCCGTCTAGAATGCCGTCCCGTTCATGCCCCCCTTT contains:
- a CDS encoding amidohydrolase family protein, giving the protein MMKRSCLLLLVTACATVPPTLPDSKELREPSAPSRTWTQARAVVVRHATVMPASGPAIADGAVAFVDGKLVAVGRDSEVRSPPGAEEVDGTGMYVTPGIIDAHSHLGVYSSPASFSNDDGNEATAPVTAEVSAEHSFWPQDPGLRRAAAGGVTSLLVLPGSANLIGGRGFPVKLHFGRSAAEVRFPGARDVLKMACGENPRNTYGLEKKVAPSTRMGNVAGYRQAFAQAREYLDKWDDWRRKHEKQGEEAGPAPLRDLKLETLAEVLRGHILVQNHCYRADEMAVMLQVAREAGFQIRAFHHGLEAYKLRDALAREHVAVATWADWWGYKLEAWDGIPENAGLVSQAGGRAVIHSDSPYGIQRLNQEAAKALWRAREAGIPISEEEALRWVTLHPAWVMGVDDVTGSLEPGKMADVVLWRGHPLSVYARAERVWADGVVTFDAATGPVDDSDFEVGALAEATGHLVARPASAPTLAALGLTARCESGKDATCSRPLAVEPGACTVFRGVTAFTGAEWLRDATVVVDGGKVARVGAGVSAPAGCREVDGKGRVLTPGFVEPFTGLGLVEVLQEDSTQDESPRGDAAKKDLRAALQASDSLNPASAAFPVARLGGVTSVVSVPSGGLVAGQSAAVDTDGRLRRASLAMHVNLGLLGRNAVSGSRAMVLERLRELLFDAREYGRRKAEFDTRRLRELAASRLDLEALQPVLAGAMPVVVHADRESDIRAALSLAREYNLRLVLAGGGEAWRVAPELAAAKVSVILQPTQNLPADFDRLSSRLDAAVLLTQAGVKVLVSGMGEPGMVRTLAQEAGNAVAWGLPHTEALRAMTANVADAFNLDVGRIAPGATADVVLWNGDPLEVSSRPLGMWLAGRQVSLVSRQQALLEKYRTVPR